AATTGGATCTATTACTGGAGTTTATGGCTTTACAGACTTAATATTCAATAAAAAAGATACCACATTGAGGTTTAAAATTGGCTTTGGAGCTGGCTATGTTGAAAAAATCTATACCCCTAACAACAACAACAAAAACATTGCTATTGGGAGCCACCTTAACTCAAATGTTATCTTTAGGATAGAAAAAAACGTATTACTGAATAAACATGCTTGTTACTTTGGAGCTGGATTAACTCACTTCTCTAACGGTTCTTCACAAACGCCTAATTTAGGACTCAACTTTTTAAGTCTAAATATAGGCTATTCATTATACCAGCCCAAACAAAAAAATGTGACTTATACTCCACAAGCAATCGACAGTCAAAATAAGCTTTTCTATGGTATTGCCTACCGAATTGGTATAAGAGAAAATTTTGAACCATCAAGAAAAAAATATACAATACACACTTTGAGTCCGTATATTAAATACACCAAAAACCATAAGAGAAACTACTTAGGAGGCTTAGATATATTTTATAATCCGAGTATCCAGTTTTACGGACAAGATCTTTCTCCAATACGTTTAGGAGGGTATCTAGGAAAAGAATGGGGTATTAACCGTTTACTTCTAGGAATAGACATTGGTTTTTATGTGTTTGATCAATACAAAGAAAATGGTATTTCCTATCAAC
This portion of the Flavobacteriales bacterium genome encodes:
- a CDS encoding acyloxyacyl hydrolase produces the protein MKKLITILLIGCVSLIKAQQYTHHQISGNYGRGLLMGHLARISHLPQKSSNLFELNYTKYGKNLPGFGLGINYIESGNQASIGSITGVYGFTDLIFNKKDTTLRFKIGFGAGYVEKIYTPNNNNKNIAIGSHLNSNVIFRIEKNVLLNKHACYFGAGLTHFSNGSSQTPNLGLNFLSLNIGYSLYQPKQKNVTYTPQAIDSQNKLFYGIAYRIGIRENFEPSRKKYTIHTLSPYIKYTKNHKRNYLGGLDIFYNPSIQFYGQDLSPIRLGGYLGKEWGINRLLLGIDIGFYVFDQYKENGISYQRLNIHYFLSEKIKATFLLKSHWTVAQAFQIGIAYELKK